A region of the Carettochelys insculpta isolate YL-2023 chromosome 11, ASM3395843v1, whole genome shotgun sequence genome:
GTGGCTGGATGACACAGCTGCTTGGATTGAGAGGAGCCGGAAGCTGCAGGTTGAGAAGGAGCTGGCTGAGAAGAGGGTTGGTATAGTCCTGGAGCTTTTGGGCTGCATGGGCCCCTTGCTGGGGATACCATTTCCATGTGTGACATGGGTCCAGCTGCCCTTGTCTTCAGCCCAGTAGGACAGCGTGTTCCATCCCTAGCCAGCAGCTGGTGTCATCTGCCTGCTCTTGGTTGTGCCAGCTCCCTGGTTGCTTCCTCAGTAAGGGCCTGAGGCTGTCATTCACCATGTGCGGCAGAGAGCTGCATGGTAACTGGCGCTCTGGGAGTGCAAGCGTTGGGTATGGGAATGCAGGCTGGGGGGTGTCGTATTGGACTGAGCTGTGCCGATAGCTCGCTGTTGGGGCTGAAATTTGCTGAGCTGTGAGCCCGCCACAGACGTTGGAAGATGTGGGCAGCAGCCAGGTTTAACCCTTGCATGGTTTAGGTGTATTGTGGCAGTGCCTGGAGCCTCCAGGCAGAGCGGAGGATcatgcctggcaccagccaatCCCAAGGAACCACGTATAGAGAAAGTAGAGTAGATTCAATGGCTGGATTGAGCCAGGAGCTCAGATTCTCTTCTCCTCTGTTCTGACCACTGGACCGGTAGTGTCCTAAAGGAATGTAAGGATTGccagcggcccggcccggcccggccccccgccccccagttaaTTGAGGAAGGTGCCCCAGGCTTAAGTCGTGCTGCACCAGAACGTGGCTGGaacctgccagggccagaggagacaCCTCGGCCGCCACCACCATGcgcttgttgtgctgtgtggtggggcgcgcGCGCAGAGTGGCCGGAGGGGCGCTCCACACCtgcggctctcctgagctgcacttCACCGCAccatgctgctgcatgtggcaaatGGGGAGCGTATTGGGCACCACTGCACTAGGCAGTGCTCAGTGGGTCGTAGAAACGAGGGGGGGGCGTAATGCttagctctaaccactagactctgctgtctcccagtgctggggaatgAAGCTCTGAGTCCTAACCCCTGGCTCTTTCCCCTCAGCTTTGGCCACCAGGCCCTATTTTGTAACAGGTCCCATGCGAATGcagttaattttaaaaacttCATCTTTGTTTCTCTTTGATTGTTAAATTCAGGCCAAACTCCTTGAAGAAATGGACCAGGAATTTGGCATCAGCAGTCTTGTCGAAGAGGAGTTTGGGCAGAAGAAGAAGGTGAGACCAACCTGGACATGCTGGCGAAGTACAAATGGCTCAGCAGTGGCTACGGACCAGCCACATCCCTTGTAGTAGACCCTGAACAAATAGTCTCTGCCCCGAGGAGCTTACGGCCCAAACAGTGGGGAAAGTCACAGCGGGGGGGAAAGAGGTAGAGTAGCCAATGTCCTGGCCACAAACAGCCCAATAGCTCTTCCTGGGATGGCGTGGGGGGGGCAAGTCCCTGGCCGTGTAGGGCCTAGAAAGTCCcttcaaataattaaaaaaaacccaacaggtTGTCTTATAGTCCTGGTTTTAGCTGATTTGTCATCTTCCAGTTTGTCTCTGGCTCTTCCTCCggtttctctctctctagcacatgtggctgctgggtggggagcgcCACATAGACCCTAGTGCCCCCAGCGAGAGAAGGGGTCTTCTCTGCACGcctctggagctggggccagctgggcagGAGGACTGGCCAGTTTTGCCGACTGAAGATGCAGTAGTATTGATGTCTCCCTTCTCATAAGGACTTCCCTGGAAGCTATGTGGGACTCCAGGTGCTAAGGCCTTGCTCCAGGCCAATCATTTCCTTGCTCCAGTGTGACTGTCAGTTTCAGTGTATCAAGGGCTGGGAGTGCCCCACCTGTGGCTTCTCCCTGCAGAATTGATATTGCTCCAAGGTAGAAACTGCGGGTCCTCCACCTCTAGGCATCTAATCTGAAACCTGCTCTTTCTAGCCTCCATACAGTGAGCTCAGCAGCTgggtcttgtgtccagttctggtgtacAAAGACCCAGAAGGACGTTGAGAAACCAGAGAAGGCTCAGGACAGCCATGCACATTATTAAAGGGCTGGAGACGTTGCCTTCGAATGGCAAACGCCATGAGCTCAACCTACCTAACTTAACAAACGGAAGGTGAAGGGGCAGTTTGATCCTAGTCTGTGAGGGCTTCCGTGGGGGACAAAAtttgtctgctagattgaagagcccacCATTGTTAAAGGTCTGACGGGAGCCAGTGGCTGGAAGATGACGCTAGATGGATTCAGGCGAGATAAATCAGTAGGTAACTTTGACAAGTGAGGAGAGGTCACCCTTGGAACAACTTCCCGAGGGCTGCCGtggcttctccatcactggcaacgTGTACATCAGGGCTGGGTCTAGCCGATCTGCTTTGGCCAGGAGGGAACTCGGGGCTGTCCTGTGGCCTGCGTTGTGGCGGTGATCCAGTTGTCTCCTGGCACTCTCATTTGTGACTGCTGCAGAGATGGGGAGCTGTGTCAGAGTTCGACTTGTGGGACTGTTCAGGCCTTTTCCTCCCACACTGACTTCCCTCCTGTTGGATCTTCCCTTCCCCAGGATTACTACAGCTCCCGGGATCTGCAGGGCCTGACAGTGGAACACACCATTGATTCCTTCCAGGAAGGCGAAACTGTTGTACTGACACTCAAAGACAAAGGTAACCAAAGGGGCTTCCCTGGCACCCTTCAGTGTGGGAGCGGAGGGTGAGGATGTTTGTACTGGGGCGACATGCTACCACTGGGGCCTTCCCCACTCTAAGAGCTGGTTTTATTTGTAGGCCTCCCTGGATAAAATCCTTGATAGGATAACGGTTAGCGGAATTGCTCAGAGGTTCTACACGTGATCTTACGGTGCCTGTGCACATGTGTGAAGTGGTGCCTCTGTGGTTATACTGGGTGCTGTGCAGACTCTGCCCTCAAgcagtccctgcctcaaagagttcATGGGCTAAGCAGtcgagggtgggggaaggggaaactgaggcacagagagggaaggcccttgcccaagatcacccagCAGGGTGTAGAATGCAGGTCTCCAACTCCCGATCCATGTCAGTGCTCGCTAGGCCACACGGCCCGTATTCGCTGAATGGGGATTACGAGGGACGTTCCAGAGTCTGGGTGGCCAGGGGCAGGTTTTGTGTTGGTTTTGGAAGCAGAACTTTACCAAATCCGGTGTTACACCAACCCTGCAAGGAGCCCTTAGGCTGGGGAATCCATTTATCAGCCTGCTCCCCCTGCGTAGCAGTCATCGACTGCCTGTGATTCACTGCAGCTTCCCATAGTCCTGTTGGAAATGGAGGAGGAGTGGCCAAAAGGCTGGAGCAGGAAAGTCAGGACTtcttcaggcaggcagctcttggGGCTGGGACAGTCTTTCTGCTCAGTTTGTACAGTACCTGGCACGAGAGGTCCTGCTCTGTGAGGAGAGCTCGTGGGCGTTACCGTCAGTGTTGTCACGTGGATGTActaggcctcagtttccccgtgtGGAGCCTCtcgggggtgttgtggggggatTAAATGCCAGATGCAAAGCAGCTTGCTGGGCTAGAGCGGAGGGAGGGGTGATGCTGTGACAGACTCTTGCTGGCCAGCTGAAGCCCTTGAATGCGACGGGCTGTCAGTCGCTTGGCAGGCCACATCGGTTAGCTCTGGTGCCGGGAGCACCACAGCTGGGGCCTAGCCGGGGCTGTCGGGTAACCCCGTGGTGATGGCGTCTCATCTCCCAGGTgtcctgcaggaggaggaggatgttcTGGTGAATATCGATATGGTGGACAAGGAGAAAGCCAAGAAGAACGTGGAGCTGCGGAAGAAGAAGCCAGAGTACAGGCCGtatgaggaggaggagagtgTGGATGACATGGCCATTGTAAGTGCAGTGCGTGGGACAGGGACAGGCTGCACGGGTTCTTGGGCTTCCTCCTCTAGTTTCAAATGGGCCCAGTTCCTTGGGAGGCGGGTGTCTGCACCCACATGGCTGGAATGATTGGGCTATTGGTTGCCATGAAATTAGGCGACCTAGATCACTCAAGCAACCAGCAAACCCTGTGATTGGTGGTTGTGATTTATCACTGGTCTCTAACCTTCTTcagtccaggcccctgggcaTTTGGGTGCTTGGACTACAGCAGTATGGTGGCTATAGAGGGCCATGCTGTTAGAGTGCAGAGCTTTTCCTGGCCAGCCTGGGAAGGTGCCTTCTGCAGCCTCGCTGGAGGGCCGACCCactggcagcagagccaggactttGGAAGGGACTAGATTTGCCATGGGGATTGCAATTCAAACCCTGATGGGTGTGGAGCATCTGTATGGGGAAGGCCATTGTAACTGCCGTGACCAGTCCCTCTGCCAACAGTGGGGGCTGCTACTGCAGGCTCTGTGACCTGCCTcatggctgtgattggaggtGAGGGTTCCCAGTGGTGGCAGGCAGTGCCCCAGACACAGAGTATCCAAACTGATCTCTTAATGCCTTCACAGTCCGACTGGAGGTCTTTCCAAGAGAGGCTTtagcccaggggtggggaacctactgcccatgggccagatccagcctgcagctggCCTTGATTTGGcccgtgaggctcagggctcccttctTCCAGTGGGGTGAGCTGATGCACCCACCATGCTGGGCTCTCCTTGCAGGCATTGCCCTTCCATCACTCCTGTTGTCTGGGGAATTGCGGCaaatgggagtggcagggggcttTCTTGCAGCACTCTGGGCCTCTTGTGTCatctccccatccctgggagctgTGCCACAGAGGtacccagacccccacctgcagcctgcacctgcacccctcttcctcccacccagactcctgcctgcagcctgcacccacGCCCCcgcttcctcccacccagactgccGGATGTTGGGAGCTGTGATCGGAAGTCAGAGTGGATGCTCTAGTGCAAcattcccaaacttaaaacactCACGTGCCGCTTTCGGGACGTCGGCCTTATcgccacagcccctctcccagtgcttatcttCCGATTTTTCAGTactttattttctgccacatccCCCTTGAAATCCTTTGGAGTACCACCAGCGGGACACAcatcacactttgggaaacgctgctctgATAGTCCCTACTGGCTTCAAACTCTACGGATCTATTGAAAAGCAGGGAGGTGCCATGGTTTAAGTGGGGGCAGGTTGCCTGTGGGATTGTGGGCAGTACAGCTAACCAGGCCAAGGAAGATGCAGGATATGAATTAGGCAGGTATGGGGGGGCAGAGTTAAGAGGaaacagccaatcagcagaggggACAGCATATCCCAAGAGGAAGCTAGAAGGAGCAGTGGTGGGGActacatgggcagcacatgaGCTGCAAACTGTCATTCTGATTTCCGTCTCCCAAGCCTGCTACACTGCTCTTGCTGCCTGGCCCCTGGAGGGTTGGGTGTGGGAGGTCTCTGTGCTCACATGGTCTCTCTCCCAGTACAAGCACAAGAACATCCTGTCGAAGTATGATGAGGAGATTGAAGGTGAGAAGAAGAAATCCTTCAAGCTGGACTCCAGTGGCATGGCAGATGGCTCGTGGGAGcgggagctgcagcaggtccgGGACAGCCTGCGGAGTCAGGCCCAGAGCCTAGACACGCCTGTTCTGCGCCTGGCCTCGGAGTACTTCACCCCAGAGGAGATGGTAAGAAGGCCTCCTATGTTAGCACTAGCTCCTGTTTATTCCAGGATCCAGCTCCCTATTGAATAGTGgaatgtggggtggggtaggCCAGGCTCTGACTTGGTCCGCAGAACCCTTTTTCTAGTTGCCAGGCTGGTGGACTTTGCCCAGATGCTCAGGATCCAGCTGATGTCCAAATTCAGGGTCAGGAAGGACTTTGGGGGTTTTCACCCTCCTTTGCAGCATGAGTTAGGGATCACCCTGCTGAGCTCATCagtttcctgctgctgcaggggcctcGGTCGTTGGTGGCCTCTCACTCTCTCCTGTCTGTGTGGGGGTTTGCAACAGGTTCATGTCCTTAGGGATTAAACGCTTTAGTCTAAAGTCTTTTGCCTTAATTTGGGGAACTGGGTGACATTCCCTGCCGTGCGCTGTGTCAGGCTCAGACCGGATCTTTAAACTCTCTGAAGCTGTGACGGATGCTGTTACGTCTGTTACAATAGCACCGAGAGAGGGATTGCACCCTGGGGTGCTGCAAAGCACCCCCGGACTGAgatcagccccccacccaccctgtgcccagagacagtccctgcccccaagagCTCCCAGTCTGACTAGATCAAAGGGAGAGGTTGCAGCATAGAGGAGATGGGACTGACTCCATGGTTAATGACAGAGttgggaaaagaacccaggagtcctggctcccagtcccaaaATGGTGCTGCCTCTCATATGTGCAGGAGGTGGGATACTGCCCTTCGTCTCACAAGACCAGACTCCTGAGGGGTGGCAGGGACTGAAGCAAAGTGCAGGGAGCTAACCCACCAAGCCAGGGGGTGGCTGAAGGGCAGTGCCTTGTCCCAGTTGCTCATGGGTATGTATTAGGGGGTGATGCCAAGGGCCATGTGCCCACACTTGTGGCTGTAGGTTCCCAAGCCTGGCAGAGTTGGGGGTATGTggagcagggcctcagctgcTTATGGGTAGGTACGCGGGAATGTGCCAAGCCCTGGGTACTCATGGAAATTAGGGCAAGGTGCCACCCACTAGCGTAGGGCCTTTCTGTGTGGATGAGCAACAGGGGCTGTGCCCCACTGCGCACTCTGGTCTCTCTCAGAACATCACCTTCAAGAAGACCAAACGGCGGGTGAAGAAGCTGCGGAAGAAGGAGAAGCCAGTGAAAGCTGATGATCTACTGCCACTGGGCAATGAGACAAACGAGAACGACTTTGGCTCCCGGTAACCAGGGGACAGAGGATTCTGGGAGTGGGGAGACcgagagggctgtgggggggagttAGACCACGTACTaaccattttctctctctctctccccccccccccccgccccaacccctgGCCGCCCCCAAGGTTACGGGGCCGAGGGAGAAGAGCCcacaggggggaggaggaggaggaggaagaagaagaagaagaagaagacgtGGAGCAGAGCGTGAACCAACCTGCAGACCTGCCACCCCAGTCAGATGACAACCGGGTGGAGAACATGGATATTAGCAGTGatggtgaggggctgggagccaggactcctgggttctttctccTGTTCTGGGAGGAGAGCGGGGTAGACTCTCAAAGGTTATTCTCACCATGTGATCTGGATCAATGCCAGTCCCTGAGATCTGCCTCGCAGGTTAGAAAGGCAGCAAGCTGGTGCCTGGTATCGAAACAGCTGAGAAGCCAGGGCCCTAGGAGCCAGGCTTTTTGTCCAGTGGCCCCCATTATCTGACCTGCTGCTctcccagagcccagcctgccGCTGATGGAAAGGCCCCTTGGAATGCACGTTGCTGTTGCTGACCCCTTCTCTCCACGCTGCTTTCCCTgcagaggaggctgagaaggtgCCCAAATCCCCAGTTGTCCTGGAGGAAGAtgaggcagagcaggagctgcaaaaGCAGCTGGAGAAGGGCCGTAAGCTCCGGCAGATGCAGCAGCTGAAGGAGAGTGGGGAGAAGGTGAGGAGACTTGCCCATGGGAGAGGATCGGGGGGGCGGGTCGAGGAGCAGTCTGAGTGCTACTCTCGTAACCATTTTGCGCAATAGAATGAGGTCAAAGACGGGGAGGGGGAATAGGGTGTGTTTCAAAGCAGCTTTCAAGTGCCCTGGAGCAGGGGCAATGTAGGTGGTGCCAGGTCCTGctgcgagtgcaggggactgaactcgataACCTCTGGAGGCTCCTTCCCATTCTGATTCTCTTCTAATGTGCCCCCAACCCACTCAatctcactcccctcccagagccagggagaggatCCTGAGGTCATCCCTGTTCTATGGACGGATGGATGCGTTTCCACTGCTCCTTGAGTGAACCCTCCAGAGAGCATGTGGTACCCAGTCATACCCTTCCCTAGATCTCCGGTTTGATTGCCCTGACTCTGGGGCCTCTTGGTAATCCATGGTCCAGCACATCAGCCCTCTGCCTCATTAGCTCCCACTTGCTGCGTAACCTGGACCTTTTGCTCGCAAAGCAGGTCATCGAGATCGTCAAGAAGCTGGAGACGCGCCGTAGTCGGGAGGATGATGAGGAGCTGGAGAGGAAAGGAGCAATAGTCTTCAATGCCACCTCTGAGTTCTGCCGCACGCTAGGCGAGATCCCCACCTACGGGCTGGCAGGCAACCGCGAGGACCAGGAGGAGCTCATGGTGTGGCTTCCTGAGGATTTCCCCCCCTTTCCCCTCCATgtatgggctgggctgggctgggctgggctggaagggaagGAAACTTCCCCAGCTGGAGAGGCACCAGCAGAACAGGAGCCAAGCGCCGTGGGTCAGAATTATGGGAAGCTGGCAGAGTGGCCAagggagaggagcccagggctgtgacAGAAGCAGGGCAGCGTTAGGACTGATCAGCAATAGGATGTCTGGGTGGGTTGGGCGAGAGCCTGGAACTGGAATAGTTGTGGGTTAGGGGTCGAGTCAGACATGTTGCCTTATGAGCGTTTTGGTCCAGGTACATCATGGTCCCATTTTAAAGCATGCCCTTTCCTCTGGTGCACTGCATCATGGGAGTCCTTGGCCATGGTGCATCCTGGGGGACAGTCTGGcctgtagagcaggggtgagcagagtTTTTACattggggccccacttttcatccctgcagttagcagggcccctccaaACCTGGCCGATGTCATCGAAACGGATGAAAGTTTCAATTAAGTTCCTAtgagggtgcaggggagggagccctTTCAGGACGTGTAAGAAAAAAGtcggtagaatgtaaaaactgaaGAATCGGTCCAGAAGGGAGACCACACAGccataaaaacaggaacagatCCCAACATTTTAGTacgatgaatgagcctgagacccagcagccgatcatgctgtgtgccccccttatgacatttcaccccaccccgccccccactttgctctCCCCTGCTACAGAGGGAAAGGGGCATGCGAAGCAAGCAAACTGCCACTCCCAGGAGgcgctgcagctgcagaaatgctTCCGTTTTGAGGCCTGGGACTTTTAGGTCAGCCCTAGCTAGGAGCACGGGACTGCAGAGCATGTCAGGGCCCGTGTGCTCTCTTGATGGGAGTAAGGGagagccccaccctgctggggcacCTATGTGCTGATGCCCTGGGTGGCCCCTCTCCTGCTTTCAGGACTTTGAACGGGATGACGATCGGTCCGCGAATGGAGGCTCTGATTCTGACGGCGAAGAGAACATTGGCTGGAGCACGGTCAACCTGGATGAGGAGAAACAGCAGCAGGATGTGAGCGTGGGGCAAAAGGGAGCGTGGGAGGGAACGGAGTCATTGCAGTCTGAGCTTGTTCTGGTGGGGATcgtcactcccccccgccccccatcagtATAACACAGCAAAcccctggggggctgcaggtcaggactgaggggcactggcagagctggcgTAGCAGGAGGCTGTGGGGTAAAACTGAGAggaagggagccctgggctggcacaCCAGGGGCTCCAAATGGAGGTTCCAAGACCCTGAACCCTGTCTCCCCACTTTGCAGTTCTCAGCATCCTCTACCACCATCCTGGATGAGGAGCCCATAGTGAAccggggcctggctgctgctctcttaCTTTGCCAGAACAAAGGTAAGTGGGGGGCTCAGGATGGGGCCCCTGTCCCAGAATCCTCGGAGGCTCCCAGGCTTGCCAGCCGTGCTACATACGGTCGATTGACCTGGTGTGCCTGGGAACACCAAGGACAAGACAGGCTGATAAAGGGAGATGCTTGTGCCTGGACACGCTCATTGACTGTAGCATTGAAGTTAAACTGCCCAGCCAGACAGCTGTGCTTCTGCTCTCCACGCTGGTCATAAACATGCCAAAAAAGGCAAGCACGTGCAGTGCCATTCTCCGCCTCCCACGTAGTACAGTACAGTGAGAATTTGCTTTAAAACTCTGCTTACTATGCAGAAGGTTCTTTCGACCCAAAGGGCCAGCCACATTGCCAGTCAGTATAAGGTTAGCACCAATGTTCCCCTGCTGCCcaattgattagcagagcgcccaaagCTACTTAACTTGTTTCTACTCGTGGTGCACAtgaatgaaaaagattagagggaacattgattggCTCTTACCCAAAATACCACACTGCTGGCCAGTCCTTTAGCTTTTAACGCTAAAGGTTTATCATAAGGTAAATGAAGAAGGAGAGTTAATTGGTACAGCAATCACGTGATTGCAAAGATTCAAAGTCAGCGTGTCAGGTTCTCTGCAGTATTGGTGAGTTGCTGGCCTGGAAGTCCCTCTGGAACACATCTGCAGCTTAGCTGAGTTACTCAGCCTGTGGTTCAGTGCTTCTGCATGTAGCAGAGTTCCTCCAGAGGTAAGAGGTGGGACTGAAGACTAAACGGCGGTACCACAGCTGCTCTTTCTAGCCCTTTTGCcatgtgtctggccctccctctgTTCCAGACACAAATTTGCTAGCACATGGCACCGAAAGGCCTCAGGGCAGTGGTTCTCACACTTCTTTTGTactggtgacccctttcacacagcaagcctaTGAGCGCAACCCCCTTATACATCAAAACCCCTTTTTGATATTTAACACCATTATACCTGCTGGTGGTGAAGTAGAATATGGGGGTGGAAGCTGACCGATGGCAACCTCCAAAGGGTCACAACCCCCGTTTGAGAACCTCTCAAGAGTTCTCTTTGCAGGCAGGCCCCAGTATAGAGTGCGGAGTCATCAGGGGTAGGCCCTGGAATGGGTGCAGTGTACAGCTGATGTCCCTTGATGGGCCATCAAACAGGCCTAGTGCTGATGCCAGTCTGTCTGGGAGAGTTGCCTAGAAacgcagctctgctgtgtgtatCTGAAACTCATCATGCAAaggtgatacaaacacacacacaagctcagcCTCCTTGGCAAACCTCTCCGTTAGCTCACCTGGCATCTGGTTAGATTGCTGGCCGTTTTGGTACTGGCAATACCATAGTGTTTCCCATATTTATACAGCATCGCTGCCTGGCTTCCTGGTcacagcagggctcagctcctcagTACCTCTCTGAAAACCCTCCCTGGTGCTTGGTGACCAAGGTGCAAGATCTTTGCTGAACTTGTAAAGCAGGAGCTACCCCTGTCATGGGGGGTGGTGCAGTCTGTGAGGTAGTCAGCCCAAACAAAGGATGGGGAGAGCGCCCCCAAGAGGGGGACTGATGTACTCGGGATGCGTCAGAGCTCGGGATAGAGTCTAGGAGTCCCGGCACAGCCTGTTGTGTGCTCCTGCCACGCAGGGAGTTCTGA
Encoded here:
- the SART1 gene encoding U4/U6.U5 tri-snRNP-associated protein 1 isoform X1; amino-acid sequence: MGSSKKHRERGEAAGPEEQQQPPLPPPPASSSSSSSRHREHKKHKHRGGGSSERRGKRSRSRGERSSRRSGGEEAAAPGRSSYGRAGDRGAQDAEGGRRIKREKRDDGYEAATSSKTSLGDASLSIEETNKLRAKLGLKPLEVSAIKKEAGSKEDPVTAEVINPIVLKQREEIREKLAAAKEKRLLNQKLGKIKTLGEDDPWLDDTAAWIERSRKLQVEKELAEKRAKLLEEMDQEFGISSLVEEEFGQKKKDYYSSRDLQGLTVEHTIDSFQEGETVVLTLKDKGVLQEEEDVLVNIDMVDKEKAKKNVELRKKKPEYRPYEEEESVDDMAIYKHKNILSKYDEEIEGEKKKSFKLDSSGMADGSWERELQQVRDSLRSQAQSLDTPVLRLASEYFTPEEMNITFKKTKRRVKKLRKKEKPVKADDLLPLGNETNENDFGSRLRGRGRRAHRGEEEEEEEEEEEEDVEQSVNQPADLPPQSDDNRVENMDISSDEEAEKVPKSPVVLEEDEAEQELQKQLEKGRKLRQMQQLKESGEKQVIEIVKKLETRRSREDDEELERKGAIVFNATSEFCRTLGEIPTYGLAGNREDQEELMDFERDDDRSANGGSDSDGEENIGWSTVNLDEEKQQQDFSASSTTILDEEPIVNRGLAAALLLCQNKGLLETTVQKVARVKAPNKSLPSAVYCIEDKMAIDDKYSRREEYRGFTQDFKEKDGYKPDVKIEYVDETGRKLTPKEAFRQLSHRFHGKGSGKMKTERRMKKLDEEALLKKMSSSDTPLGTVALLQEKQKAQKTPYIVLSGSGKSMNANTITK
- the SART1 gene encoding U4/U6.U5 tri-snRNP-associated protein 1 isoform X2, whose translation is MGSSKKHRERGEAAGPEEQQQPPLPPPPASSSSSSSRHREHKKHKHRGGGSSERRGKRSRSRGERSSRRSGGEEAAAPGRSSYGRAGDRGAQDAEGGRRIKREKRDDGYEAATSSKTSLGDASLSIEETNKLRAKLGLKPLEVSAIKKEAGSKEDPVTAEVINPIVLKQREEIREKLAAAKEKRLLNQKLGKIKTLGEDDPWLDDTAAWIERSRKLQVEKELAEKRAKLLEEMDQEFGISSLVEEEFGQKKKDYYSSRDLQGLTVEHTIDSFQEGETVVLTLKDKGVLQEEEDVLVNIDMVDKEKAKKNVELRKKKPEYRPYEEEESVDDMAIYKHKNILSKYDEEIEGEKKKSFKLDSSGMADGSWERELQQVRDSLRSQAQSLDTPVLRLASEYFTPEEMNITFKKTKRRVKKLRKKEKPVKADDLLPLGNETNENDFGSRLRGRGRRAHRGEEEEEEEEEEEEDVEQSVNQPADLPPQSDDNRVENMDISSDEEAEKVPKSPVVLEEDEAEQELQKQLEKGRKLRQMQQLKESGEKVIEIVKKLETRRSREDDEELERKGAIVFNATSEFCRTLGEIPTYGLAGNREDQEELMDFERDDDRSANGGSDSDGEENIGWSTVNLDEEKQQQDFSASSTTILDEEPIVNRGLAAALLLCQNKGLLETTVQKVARVKAPNKSLPSAVYCIEDKMAIDDKYSRREEYRGFTQDFKEKDGYKPDVKIEYVDETGRKLTPKEAFRQLSHRFHGKGSGKMKTERRMKKLDEEALLKKMSSSDTPLGTVALLQEKQKAQKTPYIVLSGSGKSMNANTITK